The following nucleotide sequence is from Citrus sinensis cultivar Valencia sweet orange chromosome 6, DVS_A1.0, whole genome shotgun sequence.
GTTCCTCTTGAATCCTTTGAACCTGCTTACTTGCTTGGCAGCCTTGATCAAATTTATGAGTGCACCTGAAGTAATTCCTGCACACAAGAAAATCAACACCAATTAGGTTATCTAACTCTCCTGAATgtgtattttataaagttaatttaatGAACATACTATTAAGTTATCTTAATTTGTGAGCTTTCATTATTGAAAATTGTTATACCTTGGAAATCTGGCATTGAGAATCACTTTTTGCCCATATTTCCTCCATGCATGGCCATCATCTGTCAGAGTAGAGCTATGTTCTGTCCATGACTCCGCACACTTTCtgcaatcaataaaattgCAAATTTAACTTCAAAAGAATTCCATTACATCAGCACAAGGTAAGGGGCATAACTGTAACTCAAAAGCATAGATAATTAGATACCGTCACTAGAAAATACTGTCACTAGAAAATGAACACGCAAAATACCAcccataaaaaataacaaacagaagttaacttttttttcatgcTAAACTTACTAAATTGCCCTTTTCTTTTGTCAGTGATTGAAATCATATAAGAAAAacatagaaataaataaaaaggctTATACATTATTATTACCTTCTCTTGTAGCATCCTCTCCGGTCTTTAACGGTTGAGCTCTTGCTGCTTTCACCTGAATCCTCCGTCTTCAAATAAGCCTCCCAGCAAGGAGAGCTCAATTGGGTATGTTCTTGAACTTGGGACGCTTCATCAGAGTCACCATTTTTCAATATTGAAAGAGAGTTTGTAAATGAGCTCAGTATATTTGCCACGAGATCTTGGTTGATGATCATCGCTTTTGACCCTTCTCCACTTTTTGTGGACTTGTGAATGAGATTTCGAAGCTGGAGTGCCATTTCTTGGCCTTTGATAAGCTCTTCTATGGCCCTTCTTCGATCTGATGAATTCTCTAGccaagaagatgaagatgtgGCCTGACCGGCCTCCATTttcattatgatttttttccccctttttttccAAGTAGGAGTAGCAAAAGAGAAAAGGCAAATGCTTGCTTTTAAATATGTGAGAAGCATGATTCCAGCAGCTAATTATACAGGAAGCTAACAAGGAAAATTCCACAATCAAAGAAGTTACTAATCCCACGCGCATTTACCGTTCGCGAGGAATATTCTAACTTTCTAACCGAGAAAAATGCTAGGTGGCACCGTGCGTTGCACTTTACTTTCATGATAGCGCGTGGGAAAGAGTTTTGCGTGACGGAGGGGGTGTGAGGCAATAGCGTTACGTCATGGCGTTGCGTCAGCTTCTGGAATGGATGGGCCCCATActtgttaaaaaatttccaagttGTTTGATTATCTCGTACACTACCAGATTTCTTCTTATCCTTTCAGACCCGGATTCTCAAAAGACGATAATAACCCTATTACTGCTGCTGCTGGAAGCGGAATGCTTGAGGGGTAATTTGGAAATTAGAACAAAACGACAACAGTAGAGCTGTTGACTCAATTGAGTTACACGCCCCATGTGCCCAGGTCCCTGATATTAGGATCTAAAACATTGCTTCACTCAGCTttggataaataaatatccaTTTATTACAACGTTATTATACTAATAGATGCACTTTCTTAATCTAATAGTTTACTATAATTAGAAACTTAATCGCGACAAAATTTTATCCCTCAACTCAGTGATGCTTTAACTTTCGATCTcttgttttcaattaaaagattttataaactaaattaattttcatccacttctaaattctattttgtttttaaaattttattcacataaaaatGACTAGGTAAATacatttagaaattttaattataaatacatctagattttattataatattatatatataacaattatGATGGTCCGGCTAcagtgcaactgtggtaccgtgccacagttgcatctaGCCGTTGGATGCACTTGAATAGATGGGGGTCCACatacatccaacggctggatacaactgtggcacggtaccacagttgcaccacatATTTTCCCTAATTATGATTACTCCCAATGATCAAATGTGGTATTGGCCATATAATAGATCCAAAAGCCAATGTTAGATACTCTTTTAAACctttcttctaatttattataatttttgacagTCTGGCATGCATGTGTTTTATGTATACGACATATGCATAAAAGCACTGATTGGCTCAACGGGTAATATTAAATGGTATGTCAAGTTCGAAATTTGAATTCAACACAACAAAGAGAGGCTTGATTTacagaataataaaaagttttggttGCACATGAATCATGAGGGAAAGGTGGATGAGAACAGTTGACAACTGACCCTTCTCCGAAAATATCTATGTTTACATTTGGGGTGAAATGTCTAATTTGTTGACGTTTAAACAATTGGTGTAATTAATCACTACCAATGGCAGTGGCGTAGCAGCAGCACTCTACAGCAGAAAGgcaaaacttatttaattgtaGCACATTGCCTAGTTAACTGAGATTGAACTGAATATCCTCGCATTGATGTCAACTCTTTTAATGCATTTTTCAAGCGTAAAAATGTGAAGGTCTGATCTTTACACTACTATATACTAAATACATTCtcaccatttttcttcatttaccGTTTCATTCTCTACACAAGCCATTAGAGTCCCCTAACATCACGATCGCACTCTGACCATCATCACCTCATTACTACATTTTGCCAACCCAAACTCTAAAAGAATCAACAAATATGCTAAAGAAACAAGTTGCCTCGCCGGCACTTCGCACTCATTTTGCCTTCCCATTAGAATCATCAGCTGCTGATTTCTACACGCCAAATCACTCTTCTTGGCTTGCTCGGCCTCTCTGACCAAATGCACACTGGTGCAAAATCAACTGTGTAACTCACCTGAGAAACAGAGACCGCAAAACATCAAGAGGGTTCAGTAAAATAACAGAGAACTTCAAATGTTAAagcaagaaataaataatgttaattttatatcatgATAACATCTACAAACTAAAAGTTACACCATATGCAGTCAACAATAAATGTGAAACACTATGGATTAAGTTAGACatgcaagaaaaaatatcTCTGCATCTCCCATTACATCATTTGGAATAgttgatt
It contains:
- the LOC102630555 gene encoding probable WRKY transcription factor 70; this translates as MKMEAGQATSSSSWLENSSDRRRAIEELIKGQEMALQLRNLIHKSTKSGEGSKAMIINQDLVANILSSFTNSLSILKNGDSDEASQVQEHTQLSSPCWEAYLKTEDSGESSKSSTVKDRRGCYKRRKCAESWTEHSSTLTDDGHAWRKYGQKVILNARFPRNYFRCTHKFDQGCQASKQVQRIQEEPPLHRTTYYGRHTCKSLIKSSQLMLDSTTSDQCPMISFGSAHITEKDFNPFLSSFPSIKQESNKDDQGPLSDMTHNQSSSSDEYLVSHDFPAFESNEHMKVLSSDHGDVISGVNSSCTASAHSLDLAVDMSVNFDDVLEFNF